From the genome of Pirellulales bacterium:
GCCTTTGATTCCCGGATTCGTGGCGGACGCTGCCAGCGTCCGGACCGACGCTGGCAGCGTCGGCAACGATCCTCCGGCAGCTCACTTTCCGCCGGTCACGCCGGGAAGGTGCGCTACAATGTATCCCAGCACCGTCAGCACGACCGGGATGAGCGCGAGCAGGATGATCCACAGATAGCGCTTTCCGGGCTTCCATTCGGCGGGGGGACGGAGTCGGTCGGCCCGGCCGGTCACTTCAACCTTCTCGGGGGCATCCAGCTCGGCCTTCATTTCGGCCGCGGACTGGTAGCGGTTTTCCGGCCGCTGCTCGAGGGCATGGAGCACGATCTCCTCGACTTGCGGCGAGATTTCCGGGTTCAATTTCCGCGGCGCGATCGGATCGCCGATCAGCCGGGCGTTCATGATCGCCAACGGATTGGTGCCCTCGAATGGAGTCTGGCCGGTGATCATTTCGTACAGGATCGCCCCCAAGCTGTAGATATCGGTCCGCGCGTCGCCGCGCTTGCCCTTCACCTGCTCGGGGGCCATGTAGTCGGGCGTGCCCATCGCGGGAGAGAAGCCGGTGAACGTGATTCGCCGCATTCCGCCCGCCTTGGCGATGCCGAAGTCCATGATCCGGATCGTGCCGTCGTGGCAGACCATGATATTCTCGGGCTTGAGATCGCGGTGAACGATATTCTTATGGTGCATGTGCTCCAGCGCGTCGCTGAGATTCGACGCGATCTGGAGCGCCTCGTTGACCGGGATTTGCTTCACATTGTTGAGCACCTGCCGGAGCGTTTGCCCTTCGAGCAATTCCATCGCGATATACGGCCGGTGCTTCTCCTCGACCGGCAACACGTGCAAGATGCTCGGGTGGTTCAGCGTCTTGCCGATTTCCTCCTCGCGCTGGAATCGCGAAAAGAAGGCCGGATCGCTTTCGAAACGCATCAGCGGCACCTTCACCGCCACGGGAATGCCGTTCTTCAAGTCGCGGGCCTTGTAGATCGAGGCCATGCCGCTGCGGCTGATAAGGCTTTCGATTTGAAATCGGTTGTCGAGCACCTCACCGATTTCGACTTCGTTCGGCATCGTGACCTCATTCTCGTGATAGATCGGCTGGCCGCGGAAATAGCTGAGCGTGGTGACCTTTTCGACCCGCGCGATCTGGACGGATAGATTGTCGTCGGTGCCGCGGCGCTCCGCCAGTTGCACCAGCTCGCGGCAGGCCTGGTCGGGCGACATCCGGCCCACGATTTCGAGAATCTCCTGGTCCGTCACGCAAAAATGCACTCCGTCCGAGCATTGCACGAGAATATCGCCGCTGTTGACTTGCAGCGTGTGATAATCGACCTGGATCGTGATCTCGCGGCCGATGCTGCGCGTGAGCATACAGCGCAGGTCGCTATGGGCGGCATCCTTGGCGGAGATCAGGCCGAGCTTGACCTGCTGGGCGGCGAAGTTGTGGTCGGTCGTGATCTGCGTGATCTTGCCCCCTTGGATCAAGAAGGCCCGGCAGTCGCCGACGTGGCCGATGTTGATCTCGTTGTTGCGAAAGATGGCCACCGTGAGCGTCGTGGCCATGCGGCCCTGCTCGCGGTCGAACATGCTCCGGTCGTAAACGGCCGTATTCGCCTCGCTGAACATTTGCCAGAGGGCCTGCCGCGGCACGGTGCTCGGCTTGATCCCCTGGAACCGCCGCAGGGCCGTTTCAACCGCCAATCGGCTGGCCACTTCCCCTTCGCCATGCCCGCCGACCCCGTCGGCCAAGGCGGCGATTGCTCCGCGAGTGCGGTACTCCTGCTCGTCGGAGGGTTCCCAGAAGCCGACCCAGTCTTCATTGTTCCGGCGAACAGGACCGGTCGAGGAGAGTTGGGCGTACGTGACTTTCATTTTCTAACACAATCCTCTTACTTAGGCACGCTCTGCCCGGCCAGTAGGCAAAGCGGCTGCAAATCCGCCCGGCTGGCAACTTTACGGCGCGGCTGGACAAAAAAACTGCATATTGCAAGCCATTCATGGTTAAAGACTTGCGTTCTGCAAGATTCGTGTCCGCGGGACTCCATGATAGCGTTGGTATCGAGTTTGCGAAACGGGGCAGCAATCTGGTTTGCCCAAAGCGCGGCAGCGCTGAGGTTTTGACTGGAGCAACGTGCGCGGTTAGGCGGGCGAGAACGCCGCGCGCGGGCTCGAGCATGTGTCTCGACTCTATTTGCTCGCCCCGAGGGACGACGTCCGTCGTCCCGGACAGGAAGTTGGTGGTCGTTCATTCCCTGTTTCTTGAGGCCATGTAAAAGAGAGGTGTCACGTGTCGAGTGAAACTGAAAAAGGTTCTGGGCCCCAGATGAAGGCAACGTTGGGGCTGACGGGGCTAACGATGAACGCGATGGCGCTCATCGCCCCCGGGGCGTTCTTGTGGTTGACCTACGCCATGCAGAGCACGTATGGCGCGCCGATGGCCGGTTCGGCGATGTGGTTTGGGATTGTGGCCGCGCTTTTGCTTTGCTTCGCGACCGCCATCTCCTATGCGGAGTTGTCAAAGCTCTATCCAGGCGCTGGCTCTTCCTATTTCTTCGCGGAGCAGGCATTCCTCTCGAAGACCCATGCCTATAAGTTCGCGCGGATGTCCAAGTTCATCACGGGCTGGGCGAGCCATCTTTACTACTGGGTGTACCCTGGCGTGATGGTCGGCGTGACGGCGATCTTTGTCGGCTACATGATGGGGAATTTGATGCCCGAGAAGTTCAACGTGGCGTACAACAGCCCGACGTTGATGGTCGGCTTTTGCGTCATCTTTGCGTTCGGCGTCGCGTATATCGCTTATCGTGGCGTGGTCGGCTCAACCGGCGTCAATATCGCCATCAACATTATTCAGATTAGCGCCCTCATGATCTTCGCGGTGATTGCAATCGGTTACCGCTTGAGCCATGGCGACGGCAAGGAGGGCTGGACTCTCGACCCCGACGGAAATCCGATCAACGTCGTTTTAGCGACGTACAAAACGGACCAATTCGACGCGAACAACAATCCGGTGCAGAAGGACAAGGATGGGAATCCGGTCAAAGACAAAGATGGCAACATTCTCGACAAGGACAACAAGCCGGTCGCGAGCCCCTCGACTTTGCCGGTTGACAAAGCCGGCAAGGCGCTGGACATGAAGGACGGCAATCTGACGAAGGCCTCGATCGCGATGGCCGTCGCGGATCCCGGTGGCGCCCCGCAGAAGGACGCCGACGGAAACTGGATTGTTTCCATGAAAGACGGGAAGGAGGAGCCGTTTGTTCTGAAATACTCGGACCCCGTCGAGAAGGTGGCCGATGCGACCGATCCCAAGGCGACGAATGACACCCGGCAATATTTTGCCGACGCGAAGGATGTCGTTGTGCCGCACTCTGCCAACTACATGCTGATTCAAGCATGTATCGCGATTCTGATCCTCGTGGGGTTCGAATCCGTCACCTCCATGGGTGAGGAAGCCAAGAACGCGAAGCGCGACATCCCACGAGCCGTGCTGCTCTCGCTCGTGATCCAAGGCGCGATTTGCTACCTGTTCGAGTATTTCGCCGCCAATTTCTTTTTGAATCCTGGCTACAAGATGACGGCCGCTGCAGCCTCCAGCGCCCCGATCGGCGACATGATGAAGATGGTCGGTGCGTGGTTGTTCGGTAGCCCAACGGCCGGATTGTGGTTCATGAAAATCCAGGCCCTAACGGTGTTCCTCGCGCTCATCGGGACGACGCTGGCCTGCATTAATACAGGCGCCCGAGTGACCTACGCGATGGGCCGCGATGATGAGGTGCCTTCCCATTTCGGCATGTTGCACGGAAAGAACCTGACGCCGCATCGGGCGATTTGGACCCTGGCGACGATTTCGGTGGTGATTGGAATCTTCTCCGTTTCGATGTACCTCTGTTCTCCGACGGCCGCCGATCCATCGGCTGCGCTGACGGACGCCCAGAAAGCAAGCATCTGGTATCCCGCTTGGATGCTTCCAAGTGCCTCGATGGCGACGATACTGCCGAATAGCCTGCTGGTGGTTACGTTGATCAGCAATTTCGGCACGTTCATGCTATACATGCTCACGTGCATCGTCGCGATCGTGGCCTTCCGCGAACATCACAGCTTCAATACGTTCAAGCACACGTTTATTCCTGTGTTTGGACTGCTCGCAAACCTGGCATGCATGTTGTTCTATCTGGTTGGGCCCTTTACGGTCGCCGGCATGACATGGAAAGAGCCATATGCGGCCCTTGGAATCGCGGCGCTATGGGGCCTTTACGGCGCGTTCTACTTCGCCAGGTCTGGCAAGAAGAAGGGCAAGGGAGTCTATTCGACGCTTGAGCATAAGACCGCCGCCGTAGGCGCAGGATAACTTGCAATCCCCAGCGCTCGCCAGGGACGGCGGGCCATTTAACCTACTAATCGCGACCGCCTGGGCTGCGGGTGTGTCTTCGACCCCGGAAGGGAAGAAGTTCACGCCCGCAGCCTTTTGACGTTGATGGGTACGATAAAGGATTAATCCGAGCGTTCATGGTGGCGGGATCGTATTCGACCCCGGCCTAATTGTGCTTCTACGCCAACGGCGTTACGCCCTCTAGCCCAAGGGTAACCGCGAAGCGCGGCAACCCTGGGATAGAGGACGAAGCCCCTTTGGGGCTTGGCATCGCAGACCGTCCATGCCATACATGAACCGCAGCACTAGGGAAAACAACAAACTGACGTTATCCTCAAGCTAGCCCAAGTCCACCGTCCATTCACTTGACGCGAGGCGACTTCTCGTGATGCGGTTTCTCTTAATCCTGCTGCTCGGGGTGGCGCTTGTTCTTCATCTCGGCGGCGAGGTATTCTCGGTGCCGAAAGCTCAAGCCGCCGACAGCGCCAAATCCGATGCGACGGCCAATAATGCGATTCCCGCCGGGGCCGATTCCGCCACCACGGTCGCGCCGGTTTCGGAACGGGTCGCGATCAACGTGCTCTGGACGCTCGTCACCGCGTTTCTCGTGATCCTGATGCAGGCCGGGTTCGCGATGGTCGAAACCGGGTTGACGCGCTCCAAGAACGTAACCCACACGATGACCATGAACCTGATGGTCTACGCGCTCGGCGCGCTGGCCTACTTCGCGATCGGATTTGCACTGATGTTCGGTGGCTGCGGTGAAGCCGCAATGCTTGGCAACGGAGCACCGCTCTGCAAAGAAGTCGCCATCTCGCTCTTCGGCCATCCCATCGGCCTCTTCGGCTGGAAAGGTTTCTTCCTGTCCGGCGCCGCTGCGGACGTCGGCCTGCTTACGCTGTTCTTTTCGCAAGCCGTGCTGGCGAACGTCTCCGCGACGATCCCGACCGGGGCGCTGGCCGAGCGCTGGAAGTTCCGCGCGTTCGTGCATTGCGCGATCATCATGACGGCCATCGTTTATCCGATCTTCGGCAATTGGGTTTGGGGCGGGGGCTGGCTCTCGCAGCTTGGGACGAACTTCGGCCTGGGGCAAGGCTTCAAGGACTTCGCCGGCTCGTCCGTGATTCACATGACCGGCGGCGTCGCCGCTTTGGCCGGCTGCCACATCCTCGGCCCGCGGATCGGCAAATACAACCGCGACGGCTCGCTCAACGTGCTCCTGCCGCATAGCGTGCCGATGTATATGGCCGGCACATTGATCCTGGCCTTCGGCTGGTTTGGGCTTACGGCGGGCCGGGCCATGATCGGCAACGACCTGATCGTGGGCCGCGTGGCGACAAACACGATGCTCGCCTCGGCCGCGGGCGCGGTGGCCGCGATGATCTACATGGGGATTCTGTACAAGAAGCCCGATCCGAGCTTCATGTGCAACGGACTGCTCGCGGGTCTGGTCGCCATTTCCGCCCCGTGCGCGTATGTTTCGCCGCTGGCCGCCGTCGTGATCGGGCTGGTGGCGGGCGTGCTCGTCGTCTGGAGCGTGCTATTTCTCGAACGGGCCACTCGGCTCGACGACCCCGTCGGGGCGATCAGCATCCACGGCATCAACGGCGCCTGGGGCGTGCTGGCCGTTGGCTTGTTTGCCGACGGCAGCTACGGGCAAGTGAGCGGCCTGTTTTACGGCAACGGCTCGCAGCTCGCGGCTCAAGTCGTGGGCCTCCTGGCTAATCTGATTTGGGTGTTCGGCGCTTCGTATTTGTTCTTTAAGATTATCGGAGCGCACGTCGGCAATCGTGTCGGACCGACGACCGAGCTGCAAGGGCTCGACGTGCCCGAACTCGGCGTGGTCGGCTATTTCAACGAAGACCCGGCGGCGGCCAAGGGGAGCCTTACCCGACAGATTGCCGAGCCGCGCGCCGCTACCGCTCCGCCGCCGATGAGCGAGAATCGGTTCAGCATCGTGATCGAAGGGGCCGATGCCCCGTTGGTCAAGGCAGCCTGGAACGAACTCTGCCAGCCCAGCGACCGACCGAGCGATCCCGATTTTGTCGCCCTTTACCCGCTCATGACGCTGATCAAGGGCAACCGCTTCCGCTTTCGCGGCGGCAACGCCGAAGACGTCCGCAGCCGCCTCGAGCGCCTGCTCACCAATCGCCTCCCCGGCAAACAAGTCCGCGCGCGGGTAGAAATCTGAGACAAACCAAGGACAATACCATGAAAATGATCGTCGCCATTATTCGTCCGGAAAAGCTGGAAGACGTTCAAGCGGCCTTGAACGAGCGAGACGTGTATCTGATGACTGTCAGCGAAGTGCGCGGCTGCGGCCGGCAGCGCGGCTACTCCGAGATGTACCGCGGCACGGAATACAAAACCCGATTGCTCCCCAAGCTGAAGCTCGAGATCGCCGTGAACGACAGCTTCGTCGACGCCGCGATGGAAGCGATCGTCCATTCGGCCCGCGCCGGCACGACGGGGCAGGTTGGCGACGGCAAGATCTTCGTCTTTCCGCTGGAGGATTGCGTCCGCATCCGCACCGGCGAAGAGGGCATGGAAGCCATCGGCCCGTGAGGGGTTTTTCTGAAAAGCGGCGAACCGAGTGGCAACAGCACCAGGAGTATCTCTGATGAAAACCCGTACTGGAACGCTCGCGACAGTCCTCATCGCGGCCTGCGCCGTTATCGCTCGGGCCGACACGCCGACGTACCTTCGCCCCGCGGCCATCGATCCGCTCAAACTCCTTCCCGGGCCTCCCTCGGCCCATTCCGCGGAGGCGCGGGAGGAACTCGATCTGATGCTCATGATCCAAGAGAAGCGAACGCCAGCGGAGGTGGATCGCTGCGCGTCCGAGGTGAAACTGAAGGTCGAGGCCTTCAAGAGCGTGATGGGCCCGTGGTTCACTTCCAAGAATCTGCCGCGACTGGCCAAGTTATTCGCCGCGTTGGAAAAGGACTCGAAGCAGCTCAGCGATGCTGTGAAAGCTCACTACCGCCGCCCGCGCCCCGAGCATGAGGACGACCACATCCACGTTCCGATCGATGATGAAACGACATTCGCCTACCCCAGCGGCCATTCGACGCGCGGAACGCTTTACGCTCTGATCCTGGTCGAACTCGCGCCCGATCATCGCGACGCGCTACTCGACCGCGGCCGCGAAATCGGCTGGGACCGCGTGATTGCCGGCCTCCACCATCCCAGCGATATCTACGCGGGCCGAGTGCTCGGGCAGGCCATCGCCCAATCGCTGTTGGCCGATCCCAAGTTCCAACCGGAACTTGCCGCGATCAAGACCGAATTGCATGATGCCCAAGAGCGGGCCGCCGAACCCGCGGCGAGCCGATGAGCTTTGCGCCATGCTACTGCTCCTCTCAGCATGAGTGCCGGTATAATGAATCGACGGGATTCTCAAGACTCGACAACGTGCTGTCGCGAATCCGGTAGATAGGGCGGGTTATGATTCATATCAAGAATGTCTTGGTGCCGACCGATTTCAGCGAGCCTTCGGACGTGGCGCTGCGATATGGAAAGGCATTTGCCGAAAGCTTTCAGGCCGCGCTGCACTTGATCCACGTGTTGGACGAGAGCGCCTTGGTATATCCCTGGACTTCGCCCGACGGGACGCCGATCGCT
Proteins encoded in this window:
- a CDS encoding protein kinase produces the protein MKVTYAQLSSTGPVRRNNEDWVGFWEPSDEQEYRTRGAIAALADGVGGHGEGEVASRLAVETALRRFQGIKPSTVPRQALWQMFSEANTAVYDRSMFDREQGRMATTLTVAIFRNNEINIGHVGDCRAFLIQGGKITQITTDHNFAAQQVKLGLISAKDAAHSDLRCMLTRSIGREITIQVDYHTLQVNSGDILVQCSDGVHFCVTDQEILEIVGRMSPDQACRELVQLAERRGTDDNLSVQIARVEKVTTLSYFRGQPIYHENEVTMPNEVEIGEVLDNRFQIESLISRSGMASIYKARDLKNGIPVAVKVPLMRFESDPAFFSRFQREEEIGKTLNHPSILHVLPVEEKHRPYIAMELLEGQTLRQVLNNVKQIPVNEALQIASNLSDALEHMHHKNIVHRDLKPENIMVCHDGTIRIMDFGIAKAGGMRRITFTGFSPAMGTPDYMAPEQVKGKRGDARTDIYSLGAILYEMITGQTPFEGTNPLAIMNARLIGDPIAPRKLNPEISPQVEEIVLHALEQRPENRYQSAAEMKAELDAPEKVEVTGRADRLRPPAEWKPGKRYLWIILLALIPVVLTVLGYIVAHLPGVTGGK
- a CDS encoding APC family permease — its product is MSSETEKGSGPQMKATLGLTGLTMNAMALIAPGAFLWLTYAMQSTYGAPMAGSAMWFGIVAALLLCFATAISYAELSKLYPGAGSSYFFAEQAFLSKTHAYKFARMSKFITGWASHLYYWVYPGVMVGVTAIFVGYMMGNLMPEKFNVAYNSPTLMVGFCVIFAFGVAYIAYRGVVGSTGVNIAINIIQISALMIFAVIAIGYRLSHGDGKEGWTLDPDGNPINVVLATYKTDQFDANNNPVQKDKDGNPVKDKDGNILDKDNKPVASPSTLPVDKAGKALDMKDGNLTKASIAMAVADPGGAPQKDADGNWIVSMKDGKEEPFVLKYSDPVEKVADATDPKATNDTRQYFADAKDVVVPHSANYMLIQACIAILILVGFESVTSMGEEAKNAKRDIPRAVLLSLVIQGAICYLFEYFAANFFLNPGYKMTAAAASSAPIGDMMKMVGAWLFGSPTAGLWFMKIQALTVFLALIGTTLACINTGARVTYAMGRDDEVPSHFGMLHGKNLTPHRAIWTLATISVVIGIFSVSMYLCSPTAADPSAALTDAQKASIWYPAWMLPSASMATILPNSLLVVTLISNFGTFMLYMLTCIVAIVAFREHHSFNTFKHTFIPVFGLLANLACMLFYLVGPFTVAGMTWKEPYAALGIAALWGLYGAFYFARSGKKKGKGVYSTLEHKTAAVGAG
- a CDS encoding ammonium transporter, coding for MRFLLILLLGVALVLHLGGEVFSVPKAQAADSAKSDATANNAIPAGADSATTVAPVSERVAINVLWTLVTAFLVILMQAGFAMVETGLTRSKNVTHTMTMNLMVYALGALAYFAIGFALMFGGCGEAAMLGNGAPLCKEVAISLFGHPIGLFGWKGFFLSGAAADVGLLTLFFSQAVLANVSATIPTGALAERWKFRAFVHCAIIMTAIVYPIFGNWVWGGGWLSQLGTNFGLGQGFKDFAGSSVIHMTGGVAALAGCHILGPRIGKYNRDGSLNVLLPHSVPMYMAGTLILAFGWFGLTAGRAMIGNDLIVGRVATNTMLASAAGAVAAMIYMGILYKKPDPSFMCNGLLAGLVAISAPCAYVSPLAAVVIGLVAGVLVVWSVLFLERATRLDDPVGAISIHGINGAWGVLAVGLFADGSYGQVSGLFYGNGSQLAAQVVGLLANLIWVFGASYLFFKIIGAHVGNRVGPTTELQGLDVPELGVVGYFNEDPAAAKGSLTRQIAEPRAATAPPPMSENRFSIVIEGADAPLVKAAWNELCQPSDRPSDPDFVALYPLMTLIKGNRFRFRGGNAEDVRSRLERLLTNRLPGKQVRARVEI
- a CDS encoding P-II family nitrogen regulator, producing MKMIVAIIRPEKLEDVQAALNERDVYLMTVSEVRGCGRQRGYSEMYRGTEYKTRLLPKLKLEIAVNDSFVDAAMEAIVHSARAGTTGQVGDGKIFVFPLEDCVRIRTGEEGMEAIGP
- a CDS encoding phosphatase PAP2 family protein gives rise to the protein MKTRTGTLATVLIAACAVIARADTPTYLRPAAIDPLKLLPGPPSAHSAEAREELDLMLMIQEKRTPAEVDRCASEVKLKVEAFKSVMGPWFTSKNLPRLAKLFAALEKDSKQLSDAVKAHYRRPRPEHEDDHIHVPIDDETTFAYPSGHSTRGTLYALILVELAPDHRDALLDRGREIGWDRVIAGLHHPSDIYAGRVLGQAIAQSLLADPKFQPELAAIKTELHDAQERAAEPAASR